A window of the Planococcus citri chromosome 4, ihPlaCitr1.1, whole genome shotgun sequence genome harbors these coding sequences:
- the RpI12 gene encoding DNA-directed RNA polymerase I subunit RPA12, which translates to MFRVHSGFCTDCGSVLPDVGITDVVTCYSCKKRTGVEIFKGMESKYVVHFNSVENMNIAKKTKKRDEGEADGPIAERTCRRCGHNQMSYAAMQLRSADEGQTVFYTCLKCKHTESENS; encoded by the exons ATGTTCCGAGTTCATAGTGGATTCTGTACCGATTGTGGTTCGGTTCTACCGGACGTTGGGATCACAGATGTTGTGACTTGTTATTCTTGCAAGAAGAGAACCGGTGTTGAAA TTTTCAAGGGAATGGAATCGAAGTACGTCGTTCATTTCAACTCAGTCGAGAATATGAATATCGCTAAGAAGACTAAGAAAAGAGACGAAGGCGAAGCCGATGGACCGATTGCTGAAAGAACATGTAGACGATGTGGTCACAATCAAATGTCATATGCAGCTATGCAACTTCGTTCAGCCGATGAAGGACAGACTGTGTTTTACACTTGTTTAAAGTGCAA gcATACGGAATCagaaaactcgtaa